The genomic region GTGCCCCGGTGCAGTGCGGCCTGCTGGGCCACCAGCGTGAGCCCGAGGCCGGAGCCCGGGCTGCCGGCCCGGTGGTGGAACCGCCGGAAGACGGCCGCGCGTTCGGCGGGCGGCACGCCGGGCCCCTCGTCGTCCACGGTGAGCACCGCGAAAGCGCCCTGCGTGCGCAGCCGGACCGCGATCCGAGGCGGCGCTCCCGGCAGGTGGCCGTGCACCACGGCATTGCGCAGCAGATTGGCGAGCATGATCTTCAGCCCGGAGTCCCAGCCGAACACCCGCAGTTCCGCCGGCAGCTCCACGTCCAGCTCCGCCTCGCCGTGCCGGCGCGCCGCCTCCCCGACGGCCGCGTCCACCAGCTCGCAGAGGTCGAGCGGCGCGAACGCGGACACCTCCACCAGGTCACCGAGCCCGAGCATCCGCAGCGCCGTCAGCAGTTCGAGCAGCCGGGCGTGGTCGCTGCGCAGGTCCCGCACCACCTCGGCCCTTTCAGCGGGGGAGAGGTCGGGGTGGGCGGCGAGTACGTCCAGGTCGGTCTGCATGCTCATCAGCGGCGTACGCAGCTCGTGCGAGGCGGCGGAGGAGAAGGAGCGGGCGGTGTCCAGCGCCTGCGCGGTCCGGGCGGCCTGCTCGTCGTAGCGGGCGAGGAGCTGGCCGATCGCCGCGGACAGTTCGTCCACCTCGGCGATGTTCACCGGCGTGCCGACGAAGGCCGCGGCCCCGGCTGCCGGGTCGAGTTCGGCGGCCCGGCGGCTCAGCCGCCGCACGGAAGCGGTGGCGCGCCCCGCCAGCCCGTACGCGAGGAGCCCGGAGACCGGGGCGGCCAGCAGGGCCACCAGCAGCACCCGGCGCCGCACGGCGGCGAGCTGCGGGTCGGTGGCCGAGGCCGGGGTGTGGATCCACAGGTTCCCGGGCGCGGGGCCGGTCACGGGCACGCTCAGCACCCGCCAGGCATGGCCCTTCACGTGGACCGTGACCGGGCCGTCCGGGGTCCGTTCGGGCAGCTGCGTCCCTTCGGCCGGCTGCGGCCCGCCCTGCAGGACGGTCGCCCCGTCCGCGCTCTGTACGCGGATCCCGGCGTCGAGGACGTCGCCGAGCACCTTGCGCTGCTGGTTCTGCTCCGCTTTCGGCCGGCCGTTGCGGTCGGCGGTGAGCAGGGCCCGTACGTCGGGCAGGACGGCCGAGGCCCGGTCGTTCAGCCGTACGTCCTGCTGCTGGCGCAGGTCGCGGCCGACGAGCCCGAGCACCAGCAGGCCCGCGGCCAGCACCAGCAGGGGCGTGACCACCGTGACCGAGAGCGCGATCCGGGTGGCGAGCTTCACGCAGCGCTCCCGTCGGGCACGCGCAGCACGAAGCCGACCCCGCGCACCGTGTGGATCAGCCGGGGGCGCCCGCCCTCCTCCAGCTTGCGGCGCAGGTAGCTGACGAAGGTGTCGACGGCGTCGGTGCGCACCTCGAAGTCATAGCCCCACACCCGGTCCAGCAGCTGGTCCCGGGTCAGGACGATGCCCGCGTTGCGCACCAGCGTGGCCAGCAGCTCGAACTCCCGCCGGGTGAGATGGACCTCCGTCCCGCCGTGGCGCACCTGGCGGGTCGCCTGATCCACCTCCAGCGGTCCGGCGCGCAGCACGTCCTGCGCGCTGCGCGCCGGGCTGCGCCGCAGCAGGGCGTGCAGGCGCAGCACCAGCTCCTCCAGCGCGAAGGGTTTCACGAGGTAGTCGTCTGCGCCGGCCTGGAGCCCGGCGACCCTGTCGGCCACTTCGTCCAGGGCCGACAGCATCAGGACGGGGGTCTCGTCCCCGCGTTCCCGCAGGCGCCGGCACACTTCCGTACCCGTCAGCCCCGGCATGGACACGTCCAGGACGAGAACGTCGGGTATGCGTGCGGCGAGCGCGGCGAGAGCGCCGGGTCCGTCCTCGGCGAGGACCACGGTGAAACCGCTCAGCCGCAGCCCGCGCTCCAGCGAGCGCCGGATGGCGGCGTCGTCGTCCGCGACCAGCACCACTGCCGTGGTCGTACTGCCTCCCACACTGCCCTCCTCGTGGCCCCGGTCCCGGCCGGACGCCCTGAACCGCGCCCGACCCTCTCACAACGGCGGGCCCGGGAGTATGCCGGGCCCTGGCGGCGTACTTCCCGCGGGCCGGGCACCTGGCGCTCCGGCGGCCGGAGTGCAGCAGGTGGGCGAGCTGCCCGGGGCCGGCCACTACCTCATCGACCGGCCTGGGTGAGTGCGCTCCAGCCGTGCTCCAGCAGGTCGAAGGCGCGGGTGATGGCCCCCCGGCGGTCGTCGTGGGAGTGCACCGCGCGGGGGGCTTCGAGGGCGAAGTGCGCGAAGGCGGTGCAGGCGGGATCGTCCGGGGCGAGGCCGCTCTCCTCGGCGATGACCTGGGCGAGTGCGGCGGTGTGGCGCAGCCACATGCTCTGGACGTAGTCGCGCAGGGCGGGGGTGCTGTTCACCAGGTTGGTGAAGGCGGTGAAACCGGCGTCGTCGTCGACGGAGGCCAGCCGGGTGCGCAGGGCGTGTTCCCGCAGGGCCGCGGGGACGGACTGGTCCTCGGGCCGCTCGCGGACGGCCGCGAGGAGGCGGGCTTCCTGGTCGGCGTCCTCGTCGAAGACGAGGGCTTCCTTGACCGGGAAGTGCTTGAAGAGCGTGGTGGTGGACACGTCGGCGGCGTCGGCGATCTCGCGGATGCCGACGTTGTCGTATCCGCGCTCCAAGAACAGGCGCAGGGCCGCGTCGGCGATGGCCTGACGGGTGGCGGCCTTCTTCCGCTCACGGCGTCCTTGCGGAGCCGCCGAGTGGACCGAGGCGTCGGTCGTGGTGTCGGGCATGCCCCAACCCTATCGCCATGGTTGCCCAGATTCAAAAGTGCAGTCGTTGCACTTATTCATCCGGTGTGCTTTTCTGAAATGGCGGCCCTGAGGCGCTGCGGTCCCTTCGTCATCCCTTTCCCTCTGCCCCGAGAAGGGTGATCAGGCATGCCCGCGCACGGATTTCTCCCCTCAGCCGCACCACCGCTGTGCGACATGAACGGAGCCTCACCTTGAAGACCAATCCCGCACCCCGCATCGCCATCATCGGAGCCGGGCCCGGCGGCCTGACCTGCGCCCGTATCCTCCAGCAGTACGGCATCACCGCCACCGTCCACGACCGTGACGCCGGCCCCGACGCCCGTGACCAGGGCGGAACCCTCGACCTGCACGCCGACAACGGCCAGATCGCCCTACGCGAAGCAGGCCTGCTCGACGAGTTCTTCCGGCTGGCACGCCCCGAGGGGCAGGAGATGCGCCAGATGGACTCGACCGGAGCCATGCTCTTCCACCACGTCCCGGACAAGGCCGAGCGGTTCAAGCCGGAGATCGACCGCAGCCAGCTGCGCGACCTGCTGCTCAACTCCCTCAACCCGGGTACCCTGCGCTGGGGCCACGCCCTGCAGGCGATCAGCGGCCCGACCGATGGTCCCCGGCGACTGCACTTCGCCGACGGCGCCACCATCGAAGCCGACCTCGTCATCGGCGCCGACGGCGCCTGGTCCAAGGTCCGCCGCGCCCTCTCCCCGGCCGCCCCCCGGTACAGCGGCGTGAGCTTCCTGGAAGCCCGGTTCCACGACGTCGACCGCCGGCACCCCGACATCGCCGCACTCGTCGGACAGGGCGGCGCGGCCGCAGCTGACGGGGAGCGCGGCCTGTTCGCCCAGCGCAACAGCGGCGACCGCATCCGCGTCTACGCCATCCAGCGCGTCCCGGCCGACTGGATCACCGCGAGCGGCCTCACGCTCCACGACACCGACGGCATCCGTGCCCTCCTCCTGGACCGCTACCGCGACTGGTCACCCCGCCTGCGCCGGCTGATCGCCGACAACGACGGCCTCTACGTCGACCGCCCGATCTACGCCCTGCCCGTCCCGCACACCTGGGAGCGCAACCCCAGGGTGACGCTGCTCGGCGACGCCGCCCACCTCATGCCCCCGCTCGGCGTCGGCGTGAACCTGGCCATGCTGGATGCCTGCGAGCTCGCCCTCGCCATCGCCCACCGGGACACCGTCGAAGAAGCGATCCACGCCTATGAGAAGACGATGCTGCCCCGCTCGGCGGAGATGGCACGGCTTCTCGACGGTGGAGCCGAGCAGCTGTTGTCCACCGAGCTGCCCGACTTCGCCCACGACGACAGCCACTGAGGTCCCGATCGGCGGATTCCCGAAAGGTATTCGTGAAGGTATTCATGAGTGCATACTCGGAGGCATGGCAGATACGACTGTGAAGATCGACTCGGAGACCCGGGACCGGTTCGCCGCGGTGGCCCGGGCCCGGGGCAAGAGCGTGCGCGCCTATCTGGCGGAGCTGGCCGTCGAAGAAGAGAACCAGCTCGCCCTGGGCAGGGCGACCGCCGCGTTCCGTGAGGTCGTCGCCCAGCCGGGTATCGCGGAGGCCTTCGACCGTGAGTTCGGCGGGCTGCCGACGTCTGCGAGCACGAACCGGGCGGCCTGACCTTGGAGCTGCACATCGACATCCGGTGGCTCCTGGACCGCCAGGAGGAACTGCTCGGCAAAGAGCTGGGGGTCCTGGACTACTCGGGTCTGGTCGCCGCGGTCGCCCGCCACCGCGTCAACACCCCGGCGCTGGCGACCGGCGAACCCGATGCGTACTGGCGGGCAGCGGCGCTGCTGGAACAGATCGTCCTGCTGCGCCCACTGCCCGCCAGGAACGAGTACTTCGGCTACGGCGTAGCCGTGGCCTACATCAAGGCCTCCGGCAAGGACGTGGACACGGCGTTCGAGCCGTGGCGCGACCTGATCACCGACATCCGCGCCCTGCGCCTGACCGTCTATGACGTGGCCGACCGGCTGCGCTCGATGCGCCCGCGTTCCTGATCGGGGTCGTGTGCCGCAGGCCGCCCCAGCCGGCCGTCATGCCGTCGTGGCCGGGTCACCAGCTGGGTCCGAGTGGTGGAGATGATGTCAGGGCGAGTGCGGCGACCCGCAGCTGTGGTGCCCAGGTCCGCTGGTCGAACCCCAACGTGTACTCGATGCAGCACTCGCATTGCGGGATCAGCGACACGAAGGATCGCTCCTCCTCGGTTTCGACCTCCGTCTCCCACCAGTCGCCCGCAGCCAGTTCGGCGAGAGCGATTTCCCCGTCAATGAACTTCGCCGCCAGCCGGCGCAGAGCGTGGCGCCGCGCCAGGACGGGATCGGGCAACTCCATTCCTGACTCGGCGAGAGCCTCCTCGAACGCCTCGTGGATATCGCGGGCATCCGCGTTGCGCGGCAGACCGGCGAGCTCGCACAGCACCGGGGTGTCCAGCCCGGCGGCGAGCGCCTCAGCGGCGATCATCGGCAGGTCTTCCGGGTAGATCTCATCCGCCTGATAGCGCCAGGCCGCCTCACGCAGGGACATGCCGCCGCTCTGCGTCGCGGTTTCCCGTTCCGGTGTCGTTCCTGCCTCTCCCATGACCCGTACGATGCCAGCACCGTTCGCAAGGAGAATGCCCGGGGTGCGGCCCCGCTCGGAATCTGCCCCGTGTGTTCGCCTCGAACCCGAATGCATCTCGCAGGGCGGTGATGTCAGGTCAGCTGAGGTTCTGGTGCTGTTCGTCGTGCGGTGCGCGGGCCGGACCGGCTGTGCCTCGCCGACGGGCGGAGGTGGCACTCGGCGTAGGGTGCCCGGTCGCGTGTCGGCTGGAGGACCCGCTTCCTCGGCCATGTCGGGTCGTGACCGTGGCGTGGATGAGCCATCCGGCGGCCGCGCCGACTGCGTACCAGAACAGGTCGGGTGGGTTGAAGGTGGAACCGAGTACGAGGCGGGCGACGGTACTGCGCTGGGCGAGCTCCGCCGGGACTCCGCTGACCTGGAAGAACTCGATCACCCAGCTGATGGTCAGTGCACTTGCGGCGGCTCTCAGGGGTGTC from Streptomyces sp. NBC_00190 harbors:
- a CDS encoding FAD-dependent oxidoreductase; this encodes MKTNPAPRIAIIGAGPGGLTCARILQQYGITATVHDRDAGPDARDQGGTLDLHADNGQIALREAGLLDEFFRLARPEGQEMRQMDSTGAMLFHHVPDKAERFKPEIDRSQLRDLLLNSLNPGTLRWGHALQAISGPTDGPRRLHFADGATIEADLVIGADGAWSKVRRALSPAAPRYSGVSFLEARFHDVDRRHPDIAALVGQGGAAAADGERGLFAQRNSGDRIRVYAIQRVPADWITASGLTLHDTDGIRALLLDRYRDWSPRLRRLIADNDGLYVDRPIYALPVPHTWERNPRVTLLGDAAHLMPPLGVGVNLAMLDACELALAIAHRDTVEEAIHAYEKTMLPRSAEMARLLDGGAEQLLSTELPDFAHDDSH
- a CDS encoding sensor histidine kinase yields the protein MKLATRIALSVTVVTPLLVLAAGLLVLGLVGRDLRQQQDVRLNDRASAVLPDVRALLTADRNGRPKAEQNQQRKVLGDVLDAGIRVQSADGATVLQGGPQPAEGTQLPERTPDGPVTVHVKGHAWRVLSVPVTGPAPGNLWIHTPASATDPQLAAVRRRVLLVALLAAPVSGLLAYGLAGRATASVRRLSRRAAELDPAAGAAAFVGTPVNIAEVDELSAAIGQLLARYDEQAARTAQALDTARSFSSAASHELRTPLMSMQTDLDVLAAHPDLSPAERAEVVRDLRSDHARLLELLTALRMLGLGDLVEVSAFAPLDLCELVDAAVGEAARRHGEAELDVELPAELRVFGWDSGLKIMLANLLRNAVVHGHLPGAPPRIAVRLRTQGAFAVLTVDDEGPGVPPAERAAVFRRFHHRAGSPGSGLGLTLVAQQAALHRGTVTLGDAPGGAGARFEVRLPLASADEPTLRLPARRDWISRGD
- a CDS encoding response regulator transcription factor encodes the protein MGGSTTTAVVLVADDDAAIRRSLERGLRLSGFTVVLAEDGPGALAALAARIPDVLVLDVSMPGLTGTEVCRRLRERGDETPVLMLSALDEVADRVAGLQAGADDYLVKPFALEELVLRLHALLRRSPARSAQDVLRAGPLEVDQATRQVRHGGTEVHLTRREFELLATLVRNAGIVLTRDQLLDRVWGYDFEVRTDAVDTFVSYLRRKLEEGGRPRLIHTVRGVGFVLRVPDGSAA
- a CDS encoding antitoxin MazE7 → MADTTVKIDSETRDRFAAVARARGKSVRAYLAELAVEEENQLALGRATAAFREVVAQPGIAEAFDREFGGLPTSASTNRAA
- a CDS encoding toxin Doc, which encodes MELHIDIRWLLDRQEELLGKELGVLDYSGLVAAVARHRVNTPALATGEPDAYWRAAALLEQIVLLRPLPARNEYFGYGVAVAYIKASGKDVDTAFEPWRDLITDIRALRLTVYDVADRLRSMRPRS
- a CDS encoding TetR/AcrR family transcriptional regulator; protein product: MPDTTTDASVHSAAPQGRRERKKAATRQAIADAALRLFLERGYDNVGIREIADAADVSTTTLFKHFPVKEALVFDEDADQEARLLAAVRERPEDQSVPAALREHALRTRLASVDDDAGFTAFTNLVNSTPALRDYVQSMWLRHTAALAQVIAEESGLAPDDPACTAFAHFALEAPRAVHSHDDRRGAITRAFDLLEHGWSALTQAGR